From Paraflavitalea devenefica, the proteins below share one genomic window:
- a CDS encoding aldo/keto reductase has product MKKIYLSDAGPKVSPAIYGFYRWHEVDNKAMAMEKNINLCLELGINTFDHADIYGGYECEELFGNVIAQGTVKREDLVIFTKCGLLEPHPSRPDIRIRHCNTSKDHILQSVNNSLKKLRTDYIDIFLLNNLDPISNLEETALTLQRLKESGKVKNIGVVNFSVFQHQLLASYLKAPLVTNHVELSLLNTTALDNGQVDYSKQRYMRPLASAPLAAGEIANGNTEQAVRVRSKLQEIGKKYNADQESIAVAWLVKLGALPLIGTTSEQRIRNIVNAFNIDLDNQDWYELYNASRGI; this is encoded by the coding sequence GGCCATCTATGGCTTTTACCGCTGGCATGAAGTAGACAACAAGGCAATGGCAATGGAAAAAAACATTAACCTCTGTCTGGAATTAGGCATCAATACCTTTGATCATGCTGATATCTATGGCGGATATGAATGTGAAGAACTGTTTGGCAATGTCATCGCGCAGGGTACGGTGAAACGCGAAGACCTCGTGATCTTCACCAAATGCGGCTTACTGGAACCGCATCCTTCCCGGCCCGACATACGCATCCGGCATTGTAATACCTCTAAAGACCATATCCTCCAAAGTGTTAACAACTCACTGAAAAAACTCAGGACGGATTACATAGATATCTTCCTGCTCAATAACCTTGATCCGATCTCTAACCTCGAGGAAACAGCCCTCACCCTGCAAAGGCTGAAGGAGTCTGGCAAAGTCAAAAACATTGGCGTGGTCAACTTCTCGGTATTCCAGCACCAGTTGCTGGCTTCTTACCTGAAGGCTCCGCTGGTGACCAATCATGTTGAGCTTAGCTTATTAAATACTACGGCGCTCGACAATGGCCAGGTGGATTACAGCAAGCAACGCTACATGCGTCCGCTCGCTTCTGCGCCGCTGGCTGCCGGGGAGATTGCCAATGGCAACACAGAGCAGGCCGTACGGGTGCGCAGCAAGTTGCAGGAAATAGGTAAAAAATACAATGCCGATCAGGAATCCATAGCAGTCGCCTGGCTGGTAAAGCTGGGAGCCCTGCCACTCATTGGCACCACCAGCGAGCAAAGAATCCGGAACATCGTCAATGCATTCAACATTGATCTCGATAACCAGGATTGGTACGAACTCTACAATGCTTCAAGAGGTATTTAA